The following are encoded together in the Pedobacter sp. D749 genome:
- a CDS encoding nitrate reductase associated protein gives MMKIKLTPSEFKNLKGIEYFKFEEDFIEENVRCIPTIVRFKWMPPKAIIEFGFLNR, from the coding sequence ATGATGAAAATAAAACTCACTCCTTCAGAATTTAAAAACCTTAAAGGGATTGAATACTTTAAGTTCGAAGAAGATTTTATTGAAGAGAATGTGCGTTGCATCCCTACGATCGTGCGTTTTAAATGGATGCCGCCTAAAGCAATAATCGAATTTGGATTTCTAAATCGTTAA
- a CDS encoding MFS transporter, translating into MTQNTTTKPLGNLNIFSLKGVQMKTFHITWLTFFFCFFAWFGMAPLMKIAREQLHLTKDQVGNIQIASVSATIIARLLIGRLIDKFGPKLIYTWLLVLCAIPVLLIGTSHSYTSFLLFRLAIGVIGASFVITQFHTSIMFASNIKGTANATAGGFGNAGGGAANLFMPLIASGITALGFCSTEDSWRYAMIFPGVMLLICAFLYHRYTLDSPQGDFKDLKDESIKSTKNTFLIAAKDYRTWILTIAYAACFGVEITVDNFAPIFFTDSFGATIAIAGMVAGIFGWINIFARPLGGIVADKIGKTWGFDGKTLLLALLLLVEGVGLIWFAKSGNIGMAIFMMFVFGLSLKMANGATYSLVPFINPLAVGSVAGIVGAGGNIGAMLIAFMFKAKASHASKNVIENGLNVQKDLIDYTSAFTLLGFIILGIGVAVFIFRTVMAQKTSQIEDLVLTPGK; encoded by the coding sequence ATGACACAGAATACTACAACTAAACCGCTTGGTAACCTTAATATATTTTCGCTTAAAGGTGTTCAGATGAAAACCTTTCATATTACCTGGTTAACTTTCTTCTTCTGTTTTTTCGCCTGGTTCGGAATGGCGCCTTTAATGAAGATAGCGAGAGAGCAACTTCATCTTACCAAAGATCAGGTGGGTAATATCCAAATTGCTTCCGTATCGGCTACCATAATTGCCCGTTTACTCATCGGAAGATTGATTGATAAATTTGGTCCTAAACTGATTTACACCTGGCTCCTGGTGCTTTGCGCCATTCCCGTACTATTGATCGGAACCAGTCATTCTTACACTTCATTTTTACTTTTCCGCCTGGCCATTGGCGTAATTGGGGCTTCATTTGTAATCACCCAATTTCACACTTCCATTATGTTTGCTTCCAATATTAAGGGAACCGCAAATGCAACAGCAGGTGGTTTTGGTAACGCGGGTGGTGGCGCAGCCAATTTATTTATGCCTTTAATTGCATCAGGCATTACCGCGCTAGGCTTTTGCAGTACAGAAGACAGCTGGCGTTATGCCATGATATTTCCGGGTGTAATGCTTTTGATCTGTGCTTTTTTATATCACCGCTATACTTTAGATAGCCCACAAGGAGATTTTAAGGATTTAAAAGATGAAAGCATAAAAAGCACTAAAAACACCTTTTTAATCGCAGCCAAAGATTATCGCACCTGGATTTTAACCATTGCCTACGCAGCATGTTTTGGTGTAGAAATTACGGTAGATAACTTTGCCCCGATCTTTTTTACTGATTCGTTTGGTGCAACTATAGCTATAGCGGGTATGGTTGCAGGTATTTTTGGCTGGATTAATATTTTTGCCAGGCCATTGGGCGGAATTGTTGCCGATAAAATTGGTAAAACCTGGGGATTTGATGGCAAAACACTTTTACTTGCTTTATTGCTTTTGGTGGAAGGGGTTGGTTTAATCTGGTTCGCAAAATCGGGCAATATCGGTATGGCCATTTTCATGATGTTTGTTTTCGGATTAAGTTTAAAAATGGCCAATGGCGCAACATATAGTCTTGTTCCTTTCATTAATCCGCTTGCGGTTGGCAGTGTAGCTGGTATTGTAGGTGCTGGCGGAAATATCGGAGCCATGCTTATTGCTTTTATGTTTAAAGCCAAAGCCAGTCATGCTTCTAAAAATGTAATCGAAAATGGCCTTAACGTTCAAAAAGATCTGATCGATTATACCAGTGCTTTTACACTACTTGGTTTTATTATTCTCGGAATTGGCGTGGCAGTATTCATCTTCAGAACCGTTATGGCACAAAAAACATCACAAATAGAAGACCTCGTGCTTACCCCTGGCAAATAA
- a CDS encoding nitrate reductase, translating to MKEEKNISPNKTTTCCYCGVGCGIVVNKDIHERITVEGDKNHPVNKGLLCSKGMNLHYTANDKSDRLLYPEMRYNKNMPLQRVSWDTALERTAAVFKALIKKHGPDSVAFYASGQCLTEEYYVVNKLIKGFIGSNNIDTNSRLCMSSAVVGYKMSLGEDTVPISYDDIEIADCIFVAGANPAWCHPILWRRVEAAKQKNPELKIIVSDPRKTQTCSIANVHLQLNPGTDITLHHAIGRCLIEDGKIDADFIINSTNGYEKYQATVFSTSLAEAATICGIKESDIRLAASYIGNAKGFISMWTMGLNQSVVGTNKNLSLINLNLITGHIGKPGSGPFSLTGQPNAMGGREVGGLSNLLPAHRVLGNENHRNEVEKFWQIPLGTIQSKPGLTATEMFDELNTGKLKAVWILCTNPLISLPDVRVAEEGLKKAKFVVVQDISNTVETLKYADVVLPAAAWVEKEGTMTNAGRYISYLSKVTEAPGEALPDSEIICRFAKKMGFHGFDFKNASEIYDEHAGLTEGTNIDISGLNYEILKDKRAVQWPYPKQERAFGTARLFTDHQFYTPDKKANILSFDDQNQSEALTPEHPLILTTGRIRDQWHTRSKTGKVNKLNQHISESFLEINPIDARTRNINDNDVIEISSLRGNVCVKAKFSEDIKPGVVFMPMHWGKILKSDLNRVNNLTNNLVDPQSKEPDFKFSAVQVKLYKKARQKIIVIGAGAGACGFVKSYRALNTEDDIEIFSKENFPFYNRVLLPDYIIGTLPWHNLIKMSDSEETDYKIKLHRGLGIDKIDKENKTVTDSNGEVHHYDVLLLATGSRAFVLKDLPKLNGIFTMRSRNDADSFKKHIDTTNGKVVIVGGGLLGIELATSLAETGSRVTIIQRISRLMGRQLDALGSQLLHEELISKGIEIFYNDEVDRIIGEKSISGLRLKSGLLLDCESLVIAIGTVPNTELIKEAGIECKRGVVVDEYLRTNEKDIYAIGEIAEFKGQMYGITAAAEQQGEIVARFLCGDIAKFYQGSLLMNILKMHSLELCSLGLVEIPNNDPTYEEIVFIDKAKRYYKKCIVHNDKLVGAILIGDKSEFLEFRNLIESKMELSEKRLQLLRSGKTTEPIVGKTVCSCNNVGEGNLINKIKDGCKDHLQLCQLTGAGMGCGSCRPEVKAILDSFVNVLKTEAKPALIE from the coding sequence TTGAAAGAAGAAAAAAATATATCGCCGAATAAAACAACCACCTGCTGTTATTGCGGGGTGGGCTGTGGTATTGTGGTAAATAAAGATATCCATGAGCGGATAACTGTTGAAGGAGACAAAAACCATCCTGTAAATAAAGGGTTGTTGTGCAGTAAAGGCATGAATCTTCATTATACAGCAAATGACAAAAGCGACAGGCTACTCTACCCCGAAATGCGCTACAATAAAAACATGCCCCTCCAAAGGGTAAGCTGGGATACTGCATTGGAAAGAACAGCAGCCGTTTTTAAAGCATTAATTAAAAAACACGGTCCTGACAGCGTTGCTTTTTATGCCAGCGGACAATGTTTAACAGAAGAATATTATGTAGTAAATAAATTAATTAAAGGATTTATCGGTAGTAATAATATCGATACCAACAGCCGCTTATGTATGAGCAGTGCGGTTGTTGGTTATAAAATGAGTCTTGGTGAAGATACAGTACCCATTAGTTACGATGATATTGAAATTGCCGATTGTATTTTTGTTGCAGGCGCAAACCCAGCATGGTGCCATCCTATCCTATGGCGCCGTGTTGAAGCCGCTAAACAGAAAAATCCTGAGTTAAAAATTATTGTTAGCGACCCCCGTAAAACACAAACCTGCTCAATTGCCAATGTTCATTTACAGCTTAATCCGGGTACCGATATTACCCTTCACCATGCCATTGGAAGATGTTTGATTGAAGATGGAAAAATTGATGCTGATTTTATCATCAACAGCACTAATGGTTACGAAAAATACCAGGCTACCGTTTTTTCCACCTCCTTGGCAGAGGCAGCAACTATTTGTGGTATCAAAGAAAGTGACATCCGTTTAGCTGCATCTTACATCGGTAATGCAAAAGGTTTCATCAGCATGTGGACGATGGGGCTTAATCAAAGTGTTGTTGGCACGAATAAGAATCTTTCGCTAATTAACCTGAACCTGATTACAGGTCATATTGGCAAGCCTGGAAGCGGTCCTTTTTCGCTTACCGGACAGCCCAATGCCATGGGCGGCCGTGAAGTTGGCGGTTTAAGCAATTTGTTACCCGCACACCGTGTTTTAGGCAATGAAAATCATCGTAATGAGGTTGAGAAATTCTGGCAGATTCCCTTGGGTACTATACAGTCTAAACCCGGATTAACTGCAACCGAAATGTTCGATGAGCTGAATACCGGTAAACTGAAAGCAGTATGGATTTTATGCACTAACCCTTTAATCAGCCTGCCCGATGTTCGCGTAGCAGAAGAAGGCTTAAAAAAAGCAAAATTTGTAGTTGTTCAAGACATTAGCAATACTGTAGAAACATTAAAATATGCTGATGTAGTTCTACCAGCAGCAGCCTGGGTTGAGAAAGAAGGCACTATGACCAACGCTGGGCGTTATATTTCTTACCTCAGCAAAGTTACCGAAGCACCTGGAGAAGCGCTGCCAGATTCGGAAATCATCTGCCGGTTTGCAAAAAAAATGGGCTTTCATGGTTTCGATTTTAAAAATGCAAGCGAAATATATGATGAACATGCGGGCCTTACGGAAGGAACTAATATTGATATCAGCGGACTTAATTATGAAATTTTAAAAGATAAAAGAGCCGTTCAATGGCCTTACCCAAAGCAAGAAAGGGCATTTGGAACAGCCAGATTATTTACCGATCATCAGTTTTACACACCTGATAAAAAAGCCAATATTTTATCATTTGATGATCAGAACCAATCGGAAGCTTTAACGCCAGAACATCCATTGATTTTAACCACGGGAAGAATCAGAGACCAATGGCATACCCGAAGCAAAACAGGTAAGGTAAATAAACTGAACCAGCACATCAGTGAATCTTTTTTAGAAATTAACCCGATTGATGCCAGAACCCGGAACATTAACGATAATGATGTTATCGAAATTTCCAGTTTACGTGGAAATGTATGTGTAAAAGCAAAATTTTCTGAAGACATTAAACCCGGAGTAGTTTTTATGCCCATGCACTGGGGCAAAATTTTAAAAAGTGATTTAAACCGGGTAAATAACCTCACCAATAACCTTGTTGACCCACAAAGCAAAGAACCTGATTTCAAATTCAGTGCTGTACAAGTAAAGCTGTATAAAAAAGCCCGGCAAAAGATTATTGTGATTGGTGCTGGCGCTGGAGCCTGTGGTTTTGTTAAAAGCTATAGGGCCTTAAATACCGAAGACGATATTGAGATCTTTAGTAAAGAGAATTTCCCTTTTTACAACCGGGTACTTCTCCCCGATTATATTATCGGCACTTTACCCTGGCATAATCTCATTAAAATGAGTGACAGTGAGGAAACAGACTATAAGATAAAACTACACCGAGGTTTAGGTATCGATAAAATCGATAAAGAAAATAAAACAGTTACCGATAGCAACGGAGAAGTCCACCACTACGACGTTCTGCTTCTGGCCACAGGAAGCAGGGCTTTTGTACTTAAAGATCTCCCGAAACTAAACGGCATATTTACCATGCGAAGCAGAAATGACGCCGACAGCTTTAAAAAACATATTGATACTACAAATGGAAAAGTAGTGATTGTAGGCGGTGGTTTACTAGGGATCGAATTGGCTACATCTTTGGCTGAAACCGGATCAAGAGTGACGATTATTCAACGGATATCGAGATTAATGGGACGTCAGTTAGATGCATTAGGCAGTCAATTACTGCACGAAGAACTGATTAGTAAAGGCATTGAAATCTTTTATAACGATGAGGTAGACCGCATTATCGGTGAAAAAAGCATTTCGGGTCTGCGTTTAAAAAGCGGTTTATTGCTCGATTGTGAATCGTTAGTAATTGCCATAGGTACTGTCCCAAACACCGAACTGATTAAAGAAGCAGGAATTGAATGCAAACGAGGTGTTGTGGTTGACGAATACCTGAGAACCAATGAAAAGGACATTTATGCCATTGGTGAAATTGCAGAATTCAAAGGTCAGATGTATGGCATTACTGCAGCAGCAGAACAACAGGGCGAAATTGTAGCGCGGTTTCTGTGCGGAGATATTGCAAAATTTTACCAAGGAAGTTTGCTAATGAATATCCTCAAAATGCACAGTTTAGAACTCTGTTCATTAGGTTTGGTAGAAATACCGAATAACGACCCTACCTATGAGGAAATTGTTTTTATAGACAAAGCCAAACGTTACTATAAAAAATGTATTGTACACAACGATAAGCTGGTTGGAGCGATATTAATTGGCGATAAGAGTGAGTTTTTGGAGTTTCGGAACCTGATTGAAAGTAAAATGGAGTTGAGCGAAAAGCGACTCCAACTGTTAAGAAGTGGGAAAACAACCGAACCCATTGTTGGCAAAACAGTATGTAGCTGCAACAATGTTGGTGAGGGCAATCTGATCAACAAAATAAAAGACGGTTGCAAAGATCATTTGCAACTTTGCCAGCTCACAGGTGCTGGAATGGGCTGTGGGAGTTGCAGACCAGAGGTAAAAGCAATTTTAGACTCTTTTGTAAATGTGCTTAAGACAGAAGCAAAACCTGCTTTAATAGAATAG
- a CDS encoding rubredoxin, whose product MYQNIIINFPGGIISPGNLYNILVAATKARIQYVRFGLRQQLLIDNTTYNIDIFTGELDKLGIDYEIDSNNFPNIISSYPAEEIFIRKTWLTEGVYKDILDDIDFKPSVKVNICDSDQSFTPMLTGNINWIASSHSEHYWHLIIRFPKTNVIYEWNKLCYTNHIAQVTKGLETIIKNHPTRFMDNTLANGEDLFSLLDQGNFILKAAENTVSLSSFNLPYYEGLNRYNNKYWLGIYRRDELFSIAFLKKLCQLCLDTKLGQLCCTSWKTIIVKGIDEKDKKLWNALLEEYEINMRHAANELNFQVEDNCNEGLALKSLLVKHLNIDDTRTFGICFGIKTRKKSEVFSSILILKSHLINLLGMKLFPVYDILCAKDFNPNERTGEIFSRSNPSFLLPEQLRRAIFKFYKYRLNAIKTGKQKQNNQTEETAIKVGTFLYQCNNCLTVYNEQFGEIENNINPGTAFKDLPDDYCCTLCEGEKSNFTKIDQSVLQLL is encoded by the coding sequence ATGTATCAAAACATTATTATTAATTTCCCGGGCGGGATTATATCACCGGGCAATCTGTACAACATTCTGGTTGCGGCAACAAAAGCAAGAATTCAATATGTTCGTTTTGGCCTTCGTCAGCAGTTATTGATTGACAATACAACTTACAATATTGACATCTTTACGGGTGAATTGGATAAACTTGGAATCGATTATGAAATAGACAGCAATAATTTCCCCAACATCATCAGCTCATATCCGGCCGAAGAAATTTTTATCCGTAAAACCTGGCTTACTGAAGGCGTATATAAAGATATTCTGGATGACATCGATTTTAAACCTTCAGTAAAAGTGAATATTTGCGACAGCGACCAGAGTTTCACGCCCATGTTAACGGGGAATATTAACTGGATTGCCTCTTCACATTCAGAACATTACTGGCACCTGATTATCCGCTTTCCTAAAACCAATGTAATCTACGAGTGGAATAAACTCTGTTATACTAACCACATTGCTCAGGTAACTAAGGGCTTAGAAACCATTATCAAAAATCATCCAACGCGTTTTATGGATAATACTTTGGCTAATGGCGAAGATCTTTTTTCCCTTTTAGACCAAGGCAATTTTATTCTTAAAGCCGCAGAAAATACAGTTTCCCTTTCTTCATTCAACCTGCCTTATTACGAGGGTTTGAACCGCTACAACAACAAATACTGGTTGGGTATTTACAGGCGCGATGAACTGTTCAGCATCGCATTTTTAAAAAAACTTTGTCAGCTTTGTTTAGATACCAAACTCGGTCAATTGTGCTGTACATCCTGGAAAACCATTATTGTAAAAGGGATAGACGAGAAAGATAAAAAACTTTGGAACGCCCTGCTCGAAGAATATGAGATTAATATGCGGCATGCGGCCAACGAGCTAAATTTTCAGGTTGAAGATAACTGCAACGAAGGTTTAGCATTAAAAAGCTTACTGGTTAAACATTTAAACATTGATGATACCCGAACCTTTGGCATTTGCTTTGGCATTAAAACCCGCAAAAAAAGTGAGGTTTTTAGTAGCATTCTGATCCTGAAAAGTCATCTTATTAATTTGCTGGGCATGAAACTGTTCCCTGTTTATGATATTTTGTGTGCGAAAGACTTTAACCCCAACGAGCGTACGGGCGAAATCTTTAGCCGGAGCAATCCAAGTTTTTTACTGCCAGAACAACTCAGACGGGCTATATTTAAATTTTACAAATACCGTTTAAATGCGATTAAAACAGGGAAACAAAAACAGAACAACCAAACAGAAGAAACCGCAATAAAAGTTGGCACTTTTTTATATCAATGTAACAATTGTTTAACTGTGTACAACGAACAGTTCGGGGAAATTGAAAATAACATTAATCCAG
- the nirD gene encoding nitrite reductase small subunit NirD: MNEQSNWLAACRVEDAIENGGVCVKHGEDQIALFYFTRRNEWYATQNECPHKKQMALSRGMIGSTTDEPKVACPFHKKTFSLSTGECLSGDECAIKTYPVKVENGTVYIGTTPKS, encoded by the coding sequence ATGAATGAACAATCAAATTGGCTGGCGGCCTGCCGAGTCGAGGATGCCATTGAGAACGGTGGCGTTTGCGTAAAACATGGTGAAGATCAGATTGCACTTTTTTATTTCACCAGGAGAAATGAGTGGTACGCCACGCAAAACGAATGCCCGCACAAAAAGCAAATGGCATTGAGCCGTGGAATGATTGGCTCCACTACCGATGAACCTAAGGTAGCCTGCCCTTTTCACAAAAAAACATTCTCATTGAGTACCGGCGAATGTTTAAGCGGCGACGAATGCGCCATAAAAACCTATCCTGTAAAGGTAGAAAACGGAACTGTTTATATTGGCACTACGCCAAAATCTTAA